The following are encoded in a window of Acidimicrobiales bacterium genomic DNA:
- a CDS encoding FAD-dependent oxidoreductase codes for MKLAIVGTGISGLACAHRLHRSHEVTLFEGADRVGGHSNTVRVDLADETHHVDTGFIVYNEANYPRFTRLLAELGVETQPSEMSFSVRNERTDHEWSGSSLDGLFAHRGDLVRPRHWRMLADILRFNRAAHALLATTASTEPGPTLDEFLTEHRFRGAVVEDYVVPLGASIWSADPTTFGRYPSASLFRFLDNHGLLSLGGRPAWRTVTGGSAQYVDRLVAPFRDRIRLGQGVEKVVRDPDGGDGGVELVTADHEPERFDQVILACHADEALELLGDPTPAEHEILGAIRFQPNVATLHTGTAMLPRSPRAWSSWNYHVTVEERRRPTLTYWMNRLQSLDSAHEICVTLNRPDEINPSTVLGQFEYSHPVYDPGTLAAQARRHQIQGRRNTWFVGAWWGYGFHEDGVASSDEVAAALVDQHRRRP; via the coding sequence ATGAAGCTCGCGATCGTCGGCACCGGCATCTCCGGACTGGCCTGCGCGCACCGACTCCACCGTTCACATGAGGTCACCCTGTTCGAGGGGGCCGACCGCGTCGGGGGCCACAGCAACACGGTCCGGGTCGACCTGGCCGACGAGACCCACCACGTCGATACCGGGTTCATCGTCTACAACGAGGCGAACTACCCGCGCTTCACCCGGCTGCTGGCCGAGCTCGGCGTCGAGACCCAGCCGAGCGAGATGAGCTTCAGCGTGCGCAACGAGCGCACCGACCACGAGTGGTCCGGGTCGAGCCTCGACGGGCTGTTCGCCCACCGGGGTGATCTCGTCCGTCCTCGCCACTGGCGGATGCTGGCCGACATCCTCCGCTTCAATCGGGCGGCCCACGCCCTGCTTGCCACCACCGCATCGACCGAGCCGGGCCCCACCCTCGACGAGTTCCTCACCGAACACCGCTTCCGCGGCGCCGTGGTGGAGGACTACGTGGTCCCCCTCGGCGCATCCATCTGGTCGGCCGATCCGACGACCTTCGGCCGCTACCCGTCGGCGTCGCTGTTCCGGTTCCTCGACAACCACGGCCTGCTCTCCCTCGGTGGCCGCCCGGCGTGGCGGACCGTCACCGGCGGATCGGCGCAGTACGTGGATCGCCTCGTCGCCCCGTTCCGCGACCGCATCCGGTTGGGTCAGGGGGTCGAGAAGGTGGTGCGCGACCCCGATGGTGGGGACGGTGGGGTGGAGCTGGTGACCGCGGACCATGAGCCCGAGCGGTTCGACCAGGTGATCCTCGCCTGTCACGCCGACGAGGCGCTGGAGCTGCTCGGCGACCCCACCCCTGCCGAGCACGAGATCCTGGGGGCGATCCGGTTCCAACCCAACGTGGCCACGTTGCACACCGGCACCGCGATGCTGCCCCGGTCGCCGCGTGCCTGGTCGAGCTGGAACTACCACGTGACGGTCGAGGAGCGGAGGCGTCCGACCCTCACCTACTGGATGAACCGTCTCCAGTCGCTCGACTCGGCCCACGAGATCTGTGTGACGCTGAACCGCCCCGACGAGATCAACCCGTCCACCGTGCTCGGTCAGTTCGAGTACAGCCATCCGGTCTATGACCCCGGCACCCTTGCCGCCCAGGCCCGGCGCCACCAGATCCAGGGTCGCCGCAACACCTGGTTCGTGGGGGCCTGGTGGGGGTATGGCTTCCACGAAGATGGGGTGGCCAGCAGCGACGAGGTGGCCGCCGCCCTCGTCGATCAACATCGGAGACGGCCATGA
- a CDS encoding DUF1365 domain-containing protein has translation MTAGSAGGMIWTGSVWHQRSSPSRHRFDYRMWWADLDLDRIDHTLDHLRMLGTGRGRPLRFERRDYLGDPATDLATEVRDLVEHRTGTRPHGPIRLVGHLRTLGWCFNPIVLYLCHDADGTLAWIVADVTNTPWKERHQYVLPADATGVHGHVEDKALHVSPFMGMDQHYRFDIDVSGERLRVRVATIDGDTEPFAAGVDLTSRPMTDPALLASLARHPLLTMRVSLGIHTQALRLWRKRVPLHPHPDRHGQEVPSR, from the coding sequence ATGACCGCAGGCAGTGCCGGAGGGATGATCTGGACGGGCAGCGTGTGGCACCAGCGCTCGTCCCCGAGCCGCCACCGGTTCGACTACCGGATGTGGTGGGCCGACCTCGACCTCGACCGGATCGACCACACCCTCGATCACCTCCGGATGCTCGGAACCGGGCGCGGCCGCCCGCTGCGCTTCGAACGCCGCGACTACCTCGGCGACCCCGCGACCGACCTGGCCACCGAGGTGCGCGACCTGGTCGAGCATCGCACCGGCACCCGGCCGCACGGCCCGATCCGCCTGGTCGGGCACCTGCGCACCCTCGGCTGGTGCTTCAACCCGATCGTGCTCTACCTCTGCCACGACGCCGACGGAACCCTGGCGTGGATCGTCGCCGACGTCACCAACACGCCATGGAAGGAGCGTCACCAGTACGTGCTGCCTGCCGACGCCACCGGTGTGCACGGCCACGTCGAGGACAAGGCGTTGCACGTCTCGCCGTTCATGGGCATGGACCAGCACTACCGATTCGACATCGACGTCTCCGGCGAGCGGTTGCGGGTCCGGGTCGCGACCATCGACGGCGACACCGAGCCCTTCGCCGCCGGGGTCGACCTGACCTCCCGACCGATGACCGACCCGGCGCTGCTCGCCAGCCTGGCCCGCCACCCGCTGCTCACCATGCGGGTCTCGCTCGGCATCCACACCCAGGCGCTTCGACTGTGGCGCAAGCGGGTGCCCCTCCACCCCCACCCCGACCGTCACGGCCAGGAGGTCCCGTCGCGGTGA